One segment of Streptomyces sp. NBC_01463 DNA contains the following:
- a CDS encoding cytochrome P450 yields the protein MTQPPEPPPGCPAHDRVPLSGPRFQTEPTQLYREMRRDHGAVAPIVLDGGIPAWLVLGYRELHQVTSDPVLFSRDSDLWSQWEHIPDDWPLLPMIGRKQPSILYTVGPRHVERAAMISNALEAVDPFALKRYAEEFADELIDRFCSKGAVDIIAEYAMLLPARVLARIYGFSDETGDALVGSINDMIDGRERALAGQQHLGTSMFQLLADKHAEPADDVATRMLADPGGFTDEEVAQDLMVMMAAGHQPTADWMGNSLRLMLTDDRFAASLSGGRHSVAEAMNEVLWEDTPTQNIAGRWTARDTHLGGRHIQAGDLLVLGFAAANADPQVRTDGSALTGGNNAFLSFGHGEHRCPFPAQETAEVIARTGIEVLLDRLPDIDLDVPAEQLTRRPSPWLRGLTDLPVAFTPTPATGSAIGGQI from the coding sequence GTGACCCAGCCCCCCGAACCGCCCCCGGGCTGCCCGGCACACGACCGCGTACCGCTGTCGGGTCCGCGGTTCCAGACCGAACCCACCCAGCTGTACCGGGAGATGCGCCGCGACCACGGCGCCGTCGCCCCCATCGTGCTGGACGGCGGCATCCCGGCCTGGCTGGTCCTCGGCTACCGCGAACTGCACCAGGTCACCAGCGACCCGGTGCTGTTCAGCCGCGACTCCGACCTGTGGAGCCAGTGGGAGCACATCCCCGACGACTGGCCGCTGCTGCCCATGATCGGCCGCAAGCAGCCGTCGATCCTCTACACGGTCGGCCCCCGGCACGTCGAGCGCGCCGCGATGATCAGCAACGCCCTGGAGGCCGTCGACCCGTTCGCCCTCAAGCGGTACGCGGAGGAGTTCGCCGACGAACTCATCGACCGGTTCTGCTCCAAGGGCGCGGTCGACATCATCGCCGAGTACGCGATGCTGCTCCCCGCCCGGGTGCTGGCGCGGATCTACGGATTCAGCGACGAGACCGGCGACGCGCTCGTCGGCTCGATCAACGACATGATCGACGGCCGGGAACGCGCCCTGGCAGGCCAGCAGCACCTCGGCACGTCGATGTTCCAGCTGCTGGCCGACAAGCACGCCGAGCCCGCCGACGACGTCGCGACCCGGATGCTGGCCGACCCCGGCGGCTTCACGGACGAGGAGGTCGCCCAGGACCTCATGGTCATGATGGCCGCCGGCCACCAGCCGACCGCGGACTGGATGGGCAACTCCCTGCGGCTGATGCTGACCGACGACCGGTTCGCCGCCTCGCTCTCCGGCGGCCGGCACAGCGTCGCCGAGGCGATGAACGAGGTCCTGTGGGAGGACACCCCGACGCAGAACATCGCGGGGCGCTGGACCGCCCGCGACACCCACCTCGGGGGCCGTCACATCCAGGCGGGCGACCTGCTGGTCCTCGGCTTCGCCGCCGCCAACGCCGACCCGCAGGTGCGCACCGACGGCTCGGCGCTGACCGGTGGGAACAACGCGTTCCTCTCCTTCGGCCACGGCGAGCACCGCTGCCCGTTCCCGGCCCAGGAGACCGCCGAGGTCATCGCCCGTACCGGCATCGAGGTCCTGCTGGACCGCCTCCCGGACATCGACCTCGACGTCCCCGCCGAACAGCTCACCCGACGCCCCTCCCCGTGGCTGCGGGGCCTGACGGACCTGCCCGTCGCCTTCACGCCCACCCCCGCCACAGGATCCGCCATCGGAGGCCAGATATGA
- the serC gene encoding phosphoserine transaminase — MADIQIPADIKPADGRFGAGPSKVRTEALDALAATGTSLLGTSHRQAPVKNLVGAVRDGVRDLFSLPEGYEVILGNGGSTAFWDVATHGLIESKSQHLNFGEFSSKFAKAAKLAPWLADPTVIASDPGTHPDPKAEAGVDVYAFTHNETSTGVAAPVKRVAGADEGSLVLVDATSGAGGLPVDITETDVYYFAPQKSFASDGGLWIGVFSPAALERAARVHASGRHVPEFFSLPTAIDNSLKNQTYNTPALATLFLLNEQLTWMNTQGGLDFTTGRTAASSGHLYGWAEESKYATPFVTDAAKRSQVIGTIDFADEIDAAAVAKVLRANGIVDTEPYRKLGRNQLRVAMFPAIDPSDVQALTACIDYVIEKL; from the coding sequence GTGGCCGACATCCAGATTCCCGCTGACATCAAGCCCGCCGACGGACGCTTCGGCGCCGGTCCTTCCAAGGTGCGGACGGAGGCGCTCGACGCGCTGGCCGCCACCGGCACCTCTCTTCTCGGTACGTCCCACCGCCAGGCTCCGGTGAAGAACCTGGTCGGCGCGGTACGTGACGGCGTGCGCGACCTCTTCTCCCTCCCCGAGGGCTACGAGGTGATCCTGGGCAACGGCGGCTCCACCGCCTTCTGGGACGTCGCGACGCACGGCCTGATCGAGTCGAAGTCCCAGCACCTGAACTTCGGCGAGTTCTCCTCGAAGTTCGCGAAGGCCGCCAAGCTCGCCCCGTGGCTCGCCGACCCGACCGTCATCGCCTCCGACCCGGGCACCCACCCGGACCCGAAGGCCGAGGCGGGCGTCGACGTCTACGCCTTCACCCACAACGAGACCTCGACCGGTGTCGCGGCGCCGGTCAAGCGCGTCGCGGGCGCCGACGAGGGCTCCCTGGTCCTGGTGGACGCCACCTCCGGCGCGGGCGGTCTGCCCGTCGACATCACCGAGACGGACGTCTACTACTTCGCCCCGCAGAAGTCCTTCGCCTCCGACGGCGGCCTGTGGATCGGCGTCTTCTCCCCGGCGGCCCTGGAGCGCGCGGCCCGCGTCCACGCCTCCGGCCGGCACGTCCCGGAGTTCTTCTCACTGCCGACGGCGATCGACAACTCCCTGAAGAACCAGACGTACAACACCCCGGCGCTCGCCACGCTGTTCCTCCTGAACGAGCAGCTGACCTGGATGAACACCCAGGGCGGCCTGGACTTCACCACCGGCCGCACGGCCGCCTCCTCCGGCCACCTGTACGGCTGGGCCGAGGAGTCGAAGTACGCGACCCCGTTCGTCACGGACGCGGCCAAGCGCTCGCAGGTCATCGGCACGATCGACTTCGCGGACGAGATCGACGCCGCCGCGGTGGCCAAGGTGCTCCGCGCCAACGGCATCGTCGACACGGAGCCTTACCGCAAGCTGGGCCGCAACCAGCTGCGCGTGGCGATGTTCCCGGCGATCGACCCGTCGGACGTGCAGGCGCTGACGGCGTGCATCGACTACGTGATCGAGAAGCTGTAG
- a CDS encoding ATP/GTP-binding protein — translation MDSATSDRAALQATADNGLKIVVVGGFGVGKTTMVRSVSEIRPLNTEETMTRAGEAVDHLDGVQSKSSTTVAFDFGRITLDARSVLYLFGAPGQERFWFLWDRLFSGTLGAVVLVDTRRLADSWYAIDRLEHHGTPFIVACNDFGGPLHTEQQIREALDLSDDVPLVECDARDRSSSKYVLITLVEHLYALSRGKVSSSAAARPDTTPEKTPEPTP, via the coding sequence TTGGACTCCGCAACCTCTGACCGTGCCGCCCTGCAGGCCACGGCCGACAACGGACTGAAGATAGTCGTCGTCGGTGGCTTCGGGGTCGGCAAGACCACCATGGTCCGATCCGTGAGCGAGATCCGTCCGCTCAACACGGAGGAGACGATGACCCGCGCGGGCGAGGCCGTCGACCACCTCGACGGGGTGCAGTCGAAGTCGTCCACGACCGTCGCCTTCGACTTCGGCCGGATCACGCTCGACGCGCGCTCGGTCCTCTACCTCTTCGGCGCACCCGGCCAGGAGCGCTTCTGGTTCCTGTGGGACCGGCTGTTCTCCGGGACGCTGGGCGCGGTCGTCCTCGTCGACACCCGGCGCCTCGCCGACTCCTGGTACGCCATCGACCGGCTGGAACACCACGGCACGCCGTTCATCGTCGCGTGCAACGACTTCGGCGGCCCGCTCCACACCGAGCAGCAGATCCGTGAGGCGCTCGACCTCTCGGACGACGTGCCGCTCGTGGAGTGCGACGCCCGGGACCGGTCCTCCAGCAAGTACGTCCTGATCACGCTGGTGGAGCACCTCTACGCCCTCTCCCGGGGCAAGGTCAGCTCCTCCGCAGCCGCCCGTCCGGACACCACTCCGGAGAAGACCCCGGAGCCCACCCCGTGA
- a CDS encoding DUF742 domain-containing protein, producing the protein MTPRPRPGRDDDPDRLYTLTGGRSRSDSAAFDLVTLVVSECEPAPGMQSEHVTILRMCERPTAVVELAAGLNLPVSIVRILLCDLLDTGRISARHPRTARVADRLPDPDILEQVLVGLRNL; encoded by the coding sequence ATGACTCCCCGCCCCCGCCCCGGCCGGGACGACGACCCGGACCGGCTGTACACCCTCACCGGTGGCCGCAGCCGGTCCGATTCGGCCGCCTTCGACCTGGTGACGCTGGTGGTCTCCGAGTGCGAGCCGGCCCCCGGCATGCAGTCGGAGCACGTCACGATCCTGCGGATGTGCGAACGGCCCACCGCGGTCGTCGAACTCGCCGCCGGACTGAACCTGCCCGTCAGCATCGTGCGCATCCTGCTGTGCGATCTGCTCGACACCGGCCGGATCAGCGCCCGCCACCCCCGTACCGCCCGTGTCGCGGACCGGCTCCCCGACCCCGACATCCTGGAACAGGTGCTCGTTGGACTCCGCAACCTCTGA
- a CDS encoding cytochrome P450, with protein MTRIALDPFVADLDGESAALRAAGPLAEVELPGGVHCYAVTHHAEARQLLTDSRIVKDINVWGAWQRGEIPMDWPLIGLANPGRSMLTVDGADHRRLRTLVAQALTVKRVERLRAGIEALTTASLDRLAALPKGEKVDLKAEFAYPLPMNVISELMGVDGADHPRLKELFEKFFSTQTPPEEVPQMMADLGTLFTKIVDAKRAEPGDDLTSALIAASEDGDHLSNEEIVNTLQLIIAAGHETTISLIVNAVVALETHPEQRKQVLSGALPWESVIEETLRWNTPTSHVLIRFATEDVTVGEKVLPKGEALIVSFGALGRDEAQYGPTAGEFDATRTPNRHIAFGHGPHVCPGAALSRLEAGVALPALYERFPELELAVPASELRNKPIVTQNDLYDLPVELG; from the coding sequence ATGACCCGGATCGCCCTCGACCCCTTCGTCGCCGACCTCGACGGCGAGAGCGCCGCACTGCGCGCCGCGGGCCCGCTCGCCGAGGTGGAGCTGCCCGGCGGGGTGCACTGCTACGCGGTCACCCACCACGCGGAGGCCCGGCAGCTGCTGACCGACTCCCGGATCGTGAAGGACATCAACGTCTGGGGTGCCTGGCAGCGCGGCGAGATCCCGATGGACTGGCCGCTGATCGGCCTGGCCAACCCGGGCCGCTCCATGCTGACCGTGGACGGCGCCGACCACCGCCGGCTGCGCACCCTGGTCGCGCAGGCGCTCACCGTGAAGCGGGTGGAGCGGCTGCGCGCGGGCATCGAGGCGCTGACGACCGCGAGCCTGGACCGGCTCGCGGCGCTGCCCAAGGGCGAGAAGGTCGACCTGAAGGCGGAGTTCGCCTACCCGCTGCCGATGAACGTGATCAGCGAGCTGATGGGCGTGGACGGCGCCGACCACCCGCGGCTCAAGGAGCTCTTCGAGAAGTTCTTCTCGACGCAGACGCCGCCGGAGGAGGTCCCGCAGATGATGGCGGACCTCGGCACGCTCTTCACGAAGATCGTCGACGCGAAGCGGGCCGAGCCGGGCGACGACCTGACGAGCGCCCTGATCGCGGCCTCCGAGGACGGCGACCACCTCAGCAACGAGGAGATCGTCAACACCCTCCAGCTGATCATCGCCGCGGGCCACGAGACCACGATCAGCCTGATCGTGAACGCCGTGGTCGCGCTCGAGACCCACCCCGAGCAGCGCAAGCAGGTCCTCTCCGGCGCGCTGCCGTGGGAGAGCGTGATCGAGGAGACGCTGCGCTGGAACACCCCGACCTCGCACGTCCTGATCCGGTTCGCGACGGAGGACGTGACGGTCGGGGAGAAGGTCCTCCCCAAGGGTGAGGCCCTGATCGTGTCGTTCGGCGCGCTGGGCCGGGACGAGGCGCAGTACGGCCCGACGGCCGGTGAGTTCGACGCGACCCGCACCCCCAACCGCCACATCGCCTTCGGCCACGGCCCGCACGTCTGCCCGGGCGCGGCGCTCTCGCGCCTGGAGGCGGGGGTCGCACTCCCCGCCCTGTACGAGCGCTTCCCGGAGCTGGAGCTCGCCGTACCGGCCTCCGAGCTGCGGAACAAGCCGATCGTCACCCAGAACGACCTGTACGACCTGCCGGTCGAACTGGGCTGA
- a CDS encoding Uma2 family endonuclease, whose protein sequence is MSAAAVEHPCEDEPELSLLEEANELAEQLPGRRVEIIGGVITVAPSPDGPHARALTKLMRPFIAAGLDDGDSVVLQGIGLWLPGGPEDYAIPDLALVDADLDAHRLDNNCYDPAVFRLVLEVTSSNYKGDLRHKVAVYAEAKIPVYVILDRKHSRVHVLTEPVGGTYDRHEVYAPGQQAPLPESIGAEVTLDVAELIGAGRAKSSQSADSSPSADSSPSGD, encoded by the coding sequence ATGTCTGCAGCAGCAGTCGAGCACCCCTGTGAAGACGAGCCGGAGCTGTCGTTGCTCGAAGAAGCCAACGAGCTCGCGGAGCAGCTTCCCGGTCGTCGCGTCGAGATCATCGGAGGCGTCATCACCGTGGCCCCATCCCCGGACGGCCCGCACGCCCGCGCCCTGACCAAGCTCATGCGGCCGTTCATCGCGGCCGGACTCGACGACGGGGACTCGGTCGTCCTCCAGGGCATCGGCCTCTGGCTGCCGGGCGGTCCCGAGGACTACGCCATCCCCGACCTCGCCCTCGTCGACGCCGATCTCGACGCGCACAGACTCGACAACAACTGCTACGACCCGGCCGTCTTCCGCCTGGTCCTGGAGGTCACCTCCAGCAACTACAAGGGCGACCTGCGGCACAAGGTCGCGGTGTACGCCGAGGCAAAGATCCCCGTCTACGTGATCCTCGACCGCAAGCACAGCCGGGTCCACGTCCTGACGGAACCCGTCGGCGGTACCTATGACCGCCACGAGGTGTACGCCCCCGGCCAGCAGGCCCCGCTTCCCGAGTCGATCGGAGCCGAGGTCACCCTCGACGTCGCCGAACTGATCGGGGCCGGCAGGGCGAAATCGAGCCAGTCTGCCGATTCAAGCCCGTCCGCCGATTCAAGCCCGTCCGGCGATTGA
- a CDS encoding roadblock/LC7 domain-containing protein, with protein sequence MTATTDEKLNWLLEGLLERTPGARHALVLSRDGLKLCRTPELSVDQADQLAAISAGIQSLSHGASVEFGDGTGGVRSAMAEFYGGVLFIVEAGAGAHLAVVASEDADVGLVGHNMSELVEQLGEHLVAPPREPAEASETAAV encoded by the coding sequence ATGACCGCGACCACCGACGAGAAGCTCAACTGGCTGCTGGAGGGGCTCCTTGAGCGCACCCCCGGCGCCCGTCACGCCCTCGTGCTGTCCAGGGACGGCCTCAAGCTGTGCCGTACCCCCGAGCTCTCCGTCGACCAGGCGGACCAGCTGGCCGCGATCTCGGCCGGGATCCAGAGCCTCTCGCACGGCGCGTCCGTCGAGTTCGGTGACGGCACCGGCGGCGTACGTTCCGCGATGGCCGAGTTCTACGGCGGCGTGCTGTTCATCGTGGAGGCGGGCGCCGGCGCCCACCTCGCCGTCGTCGCGTCCGAGGACGCCGACGTCGGCCTCGTCGGCCACAACATGAGCGAGCTCGTGGAGCAGCTCGGCGAGCACCTCGTCGCCCCGCCGCGCGAGCCCGCCGAAGCCTCCGAAACCGCGGCCGTATGA
- a CDS encoding GNAT family N-acetyltransferase, translating to MTTDNGPTPFATTRLDALPLRVAYADEMARVLADPALHTFTGGAPEDADALRARYERQTAGSPDPAELWWNWVLRVRDEDRLAGYVQASVRGSRAEIAWVTGAEWQGRGYAKEAARGLVAHLLGGGAVRTVIAHIHPEHAASAAVAAAAGLMPTGEWEDGEERWCRDTPASSVSSIAGRA from the coding sequence ATGACGACCGACAACGGGCCCACGCCCTTCGCCACCACTCGCCTCGACGCACTGCCCCTGCGGGTGGCGTACGCGGACGAGATGGCCCGCGTGCTCGCCGATCCGGCCCTGCACACCTTCACCGGGGGTGCCCCGGAGGACGCGGACGCCCTGCGGGCCCGTTACGAACGGCAGACGGCCGGATCGCCGGACCCGGCCGAGCTGTGGTGGAACTGGGTGCTGCGGGTCCGGGACGAGGACCGCCTGGCGGGCTATGTGCAGGCGTCGGTGCGCGGCTCGCGCGCGGAGATCGCCTGGGTGACCGGGGCCGAGTGGCAGGGGCGGGGGTACGCCAAAGAGGCGGCGCGGGGTCTCGTCGCGCACCTGTTGGGCGGGGGAGCGGTCCGTACGGTCATCGCCCACATCCATCCCGAGCACGCCGCGTCCGCCGCGGTGGCCGCGGCGGCGGGGCTCATGCCAACCGGCGAGTGGGAGGACGGCGAGGAACGGTGGTGTCGGGACACCCCGGCGAGCTCCGTGTCCTCAATCGCCGGACGGGCTTGA